A genomic stretch from Roseovarius nanhaiticus includes:
- a CDS encoding DUF6476 family protein — translation MDEDPQMQPVDPALVRYLRVLVTVLTATMIIGFIVIVALFVTRFGARTDLTLPEAITVPEGAAPVAFTQSAGWFAIVTDADEILIYDRASGELRQTLRVDISD, via the coding sequence ATGGATGAAGATCCCCAGATGCAGCCGGTCGATCCGGCGTTGGTGCGATATCTGCGCGTATTGGTCACGGTTCTGACCGCAACGATGATCATCGGGTTCATAGTGATCGTGGCGCTCTTTGTCACCCGGTTCGGCGCGCGCACCGATCTGACCCTGCCGGAGGCGATTACGGTTCCCGAAGGCGCCGCCCCGGTCGCCTTCACGCAAAGCGCAGGTTGGTTCGCAATCGTCACCGATGCCGACGAGATCCTGATCTATGACCGGGCCAGCGGCGAGTTGCGCCAGACGCTGCGCGTCGACATATCGGACTGA
- a CDS encoding UDP-N-acetylmuramoyl-tripeptide--D-alanyl-D-alanine ligase, which produces MSLWTAAEAAAATGGRAVGDWQASGVSIDTRTLAPGDLFVALSAARDAHDFVGQALEAGAAAAMVSRIPAGVADDAPLLIVEDVLEALGALGRAGRARTGARVVAVTGSVGKTSTKEMLKVVLSGQGRTHAAEASYNNHWGVPLTLARMPQDTEFAVIEIGMNHPGEIAPLARMARPHVAMVTTVAAAHLEAFDSIEGIAHEKASIFEGLEQGGTAIVNADLPTTPILIDAAKSAGARIVPFGAASDLYRLDGVTLANDCTIVRATLGGTSATFKISSAGRHFAMNGLGVLAACEALGADAGLAAPDLARWQPPAGRGTREVLQLDSGDEEWTLDLIDDAFNANPTSMAAALEVLAASTPRDNIGRIANGRRIAILGDMLELGEDEAEMHRALVDLPHMASLTTVYCVGPRMRSLWDALPRAQRGQWYENAEELAHKVHGVIDAGDVLLIKGSKGSKVSVIVDALRKSGRTSRLQTRDD; this is translated from the coding sequence GTGAGCCTCTGGACGGCCGCCGAGGCCGCCGCCGCCACAGGCGGGCGCGCAGTCGGGGACTGGCAGGCGAGCGGCGTTTCCATCGACACCCGCACGTTGGCGCCCGGTGATCTTTTCGTCGCGCTCAGCGCCGCGCGGGACGCGCATGATTTCGTGGGCCAGGCGCTGGAGGCGGGCGCCGCCGCCGCGATGGTCAGCCGCATCCCCGCGGGCGTGGCCGATGATGCGCCCTTGCTCATCGTCGAGGATGTGTTGGAGGCGCTTGGTGCCCTGGGCCGGGCGGGCCGCGCGCGAACGGGTGCGCGCGTGGTGGCCGTGACCGGCTCGGTCGGCAAGACATCGACCAAGGAGATGCTGAAAGTCGTGCTGTCGGGGCAGGGCCGCACCCATGCCGCCGAGGCCAGCTACAACAACCACTGGGGTGTGCCCCTGACGCTGGCCCGGATGCCGCAGGACACCGAGTTTGCCGTGATCGAGATCGGCATGAACCATCCCGGCGAGATTGCGCCGCTGGCCCGTATGGCTCGGCCGCATGTTGCCATGGTCACCACCGTTGCCGCCGCGCATCTGGAAGCGTTCGACAGCATCGAGGGCATTGCGCATGAAAAGGCGTCGATCTTTGAAGGGTTGGAGCAGGGCGGAACCGCCATCGTCAATGCCGACCTGCCGACCACGCCAATTCTGATCGACGCCGCCAAGTCGGCAGGCGCGCGCATCGTGCCCTTCGGCGCGGCGAGCGATCTCTACAGGCTCGACGGCGTCACCTTGGCCAATGACTGCACCATTGTGCGAGCGACTTTGGGCGGCACGTCCGCCACGTTCAAGATCAGCTCGGCGGGGCGCCACTTCGCGATGAACGGCCTCGGCGTGCTGGCCGCCTGCGAGGCGCTGGGCGCGGATGCCGGCCTTGCGGCGCCCGATCTGGCCCGCTGGCAGCCGCCCGCGGGGCGCGGCACGCGCGAGGTGCTGCAACTCGACAGCGGAGACGAGGAGTGGACGCTGGACCTCATCGACGACGCGTTCAATGCCAACCCCACTTCAATGGCCGCCGCACTGGAAGTGCTGGCCGCCAGCACGCCGCGCGACAATATCGGCCGCATCGCCAATGGGCGCCGCATCGCCATTCTGGGCGACATGCTGGAGCTGGGCGAGGACGAGGCCGAGATGCACCGGGCGCTGGTGGACCTGCCGCATATGGCGTCGCTGACAACGGTCTACTGTGTTGGACCGCGGATGCGCAGCCTGTGGGATGCATTGCCACGCGCGCAACGGGGTCAGTGGTACGAGAATGCGGAGGAACTGGCGCATAAGGTGCATGGCGTGATAGACGCGGGCGACGTGCTGCTGATCAAGGGATCGAAAGGCAGCAAAGTCAGCGTCATAGTGGACGCATTGCGCAAATCGGGGCGGACCAGCCGCCTCCAGACGAGGGATGATTGA
- a CDS encoding RluA family pseudouridine synthase, whose product MGSTSLTFRIGMDPPPRLDKALARDVPVDAALSRTRLARLIEAGQIRINGAVVTDPKARVAEDDEVAITVPVAEDTHILPEEIALEILHEDGDLLVVNKPAGMVVHPAPGTPGGTLVNALLHHFGGDLSGVGGQKRPGIVHRIDKDTSGLLVVAKSDAAHHGLAAQFAQHTAQRRYIALCHGTPEASDPRLRGLRGISFEPGNILRITSHLARHRTDRQKQAVCWAGGRHAVTRARTVERFGTPGACALLECWLETGRTHQIRVHMAYAGHGLIGDPVYGAGRKLRQKALPPAGAEMAQSFGRQALHAASLGFVHPVSGAEMMFEAPLPADMTALIEALTPSSDASTVA is encoded by the coding sequence ATGGGTTCGACCTCTTTGACGTTTCGGATCGGTATGGACCCGCCACCGCGGCTTGACAAGGCGCTGGCGCGCGACGTTCCGGTGGACGCGGCCCTATCGCGCACACGGCTGGCCCGGCTGATCGAGGCCGGGCAAATCCGTATCAACGGTGCGGTCGTCACTGATCCAAAGGCGCGCGTGGCCGAGGATGACGAGGTCGCCATCACCGTTCCCGTGGCCGAGGACACACATATCCTGCCCGAGGAAATTGCGCTCGAAATTCTGCACGAGGACGGCGATCTGCTGGTCGTGAACAAGCCCGCTGGCATGGTCGTCCACCCTGCCCCCGGCACGCCGGGCGGCACGCTGGTCAACGCGCTTTTGCATCATTTCGGCGGCGATTTGTCGGGCGTCGGCGGGCAAAAGCGGCCCGGCATCGTTCACCGTATCGACAAGGATACCAGCGGCCTTCTGGTGGTGGCCAAATCCGATGCCGCCCATCATGGCCTGGCCGCGCAATTCGCGCAGCATACGGCCCAGCGGCGCTATATCGCGCTGTGTCATGGCACGCCCGAGGCGTCGGATCCGCGGCTGCGCGGCCTGCGCGGCATCAGTTTTGAGCCGGGCAATATCCTGCGCATCACCTCGCATCTGGCGCGGCATCGCACGGACCGCCAGAAACAGGCGGTATGCTGGGCCGGGGGCCGCCATGCGGTGACGCGCGCCCGTACGGTTGAGCGGTTCGGGACGCCGGGCGCCTGCGCGCTGCTGGAGTGCTGGCTGGAGACGGGGCGCACGCACCAGATCCGCGTGCACATGGCCTATGCGGGACACGGCCTGATCGGTGATCCGGTCTATGGCGCGGGCCGCAAGCTGCGGCAAAAGGCACTGCCTCCAGCGGGCGCGGAAATGGCGCAGAGCTTTGGCAGGCAGGCGCTTCATGCCGCCAGCCTGGGCTTTGTGCACCCTGTGTCGGGCGCGGAGATGATGTTCGAGGCGCCCCTGCCCGCCGACATGACCGCACTGATCGAGGCGCTCACGCCCAGTAGCGACGCCAGCACGGTTGCGTGA
- a CDS encoding UDP-N-acetylmuramoyl-L-alanyl-D-glutamate--2,6-diaminopimelate ligase: MSGGQRRTLAQLGLAATGGAQAQVTGLVIDSREVREGSLFAALPGTRVHGGEFIQYALRMGASAILTDAEGARIAKAELAASDAALVVTEDARAALSCAAALWFGAQPEVMVAVTGTNGKTSVASFTRQIWQAMSLEAINVGTTGVEGSYTAPLAHTTPDAITLHKVLADAAHAGVTHAAMEASSHGLDQRRLDGVQLVAAAFTNFSQDHLDYHHTFAAYFDAKAALFTRVLPEGGVAVINMDDGKGEDMAALAEARGQDVLRVGRHNTAQLRLLSQRFNPTGQSLRFSWLDEISQVDLPLIGGFQGENLLVAAGLCIGAGADANRVFQALPEMETVRGRMQLAATRRNGAAVFVDFAHTPDAVATAIKALRPHVQGRLIAIIGAGGDRDPGKRPLMGQAAAQHADLVIVTDDNPRSEDPAAIRAAVMEGCPEAANVGDRAEAILRGVDALGPGDALLILGKGHETGQTVGTDVLPFNDAEQASVAVMALDSAEAGEGA, from the coding sequence ATGAGCGGCGGGCAAAGAAGAACATTGGCGCAGCTGGGTCTTGCGGCCACAGGCGGCGCACAGGCGCAGGTAACGGGGCTGGTCATCGACAGCCGCGAGGTGCGCGAAGGCTCGCTTTTTGCCGCGCTGCCCGGCACGCGGGTGCATGGCGGCGAGTTTATCCAATACGCGCTGCGCATGGGCGCCTCGGCCATTCTGACGGACGCTGAGGGCGCACGCATCGCCAAGGCCGAGCTGGCCGCCTCGGACGCCGCGCTGGTCGTGACCGAGGATGCGCGCGCTGCGCTCTCCTGCGCCGCCGCGCTCTGGTTCGGCGCCCAGCCCGAGGTGATGGTGGCCGTGACCGGCACCAACGGCAAAACCTCGGTTGCCAGTTTTACCCGCCAGATCTGGCAGGCGATGAGCCTGGAGGCGATCAATGTGGGCACCACGGGCGTCGAGGGCAGTTATACCGCGCCGCTGGCCCATACCACGCCCGACGCGATCACCCTGCACAAGGTGCTGGCGGATGCCGCCCATGCGGGCGTCACCCATGCCGCGATGGAGGCGTCGAGCCACGGGCTGGATCAGCGCCGCCTCGACGGGGTGCAACTGGTCGCGGCGGCCTTTACCAATTTCAGTCAGGATCATCTGGATTACCACCACACGTTCGCGGCCTATTTCGATGCCAAGGCCGCGCTTTTCACCCGCGTTCTGCCCGAGGGTGGCGTGGCCGTGATCAACATGGATGACGGCAAGGGCGAGGACATGGCCGCGCTGGCCGAGGCGCGCGGGCAGGATGTGCTGCGCGTGGGGCGGCACAATACGGCGCAGCTGCGCCTGCTGAGCCAGCGGTTCAATCCCACCGGCCAATCGCTGCGCTTTTCTTGGCTGGATGAGATCAGCCAAGTCGATCTGCCGCTTATCGGCGGTTTTCAGGGGGAAAACCTGCTGGTCGCGGCGGGGCTGTGCATCGGCGCTGGTGCGGATGCAAACCGCGTCTTTCAGGCCCTGCCCGAAATGGAGACAGTGCGCGGTCGGATGCAGCTGGCCGCGACGCGCCGCAATGGCGCGGCGGTCTTCGTCGATTTCGCGCATACGCCCGACGCAGTGGCGACCGCCATCAAGGCGCTGCGCCCGCATGTGCAGGGCCGGCTCATCGCCATCATCGGCGCGGGCGGCGATCGCGATCCGGGCAAGCGGCCCTTGATGGGGCAGGCGGCCGCGCAGCATGCGGATCTGGTCATCGTCACCGACGACAACCCGCGCAGCGAAGATCCTGCCGCGATCCGCGCCGCCGTCATGGAGGGCTGCCCCGAGGCCGCCAATGTGGGCGACCGCGCCGAGGCGATCCTGCGGGGCGTCGATGCGCTGGGGCCGGGCGATGCGCTGCTGATCTTGGGCAAGGGGCACGAGACGGGCCAGACGGTCGGCACCGATGTGCTGCCCTTCAACGATGCCGAGCAGGCCAGCGTCGCCGTCATGGCGCTCGATTCCGCCGAAGCGGGGGAGGGCGCGTGA
- the murD gene encoding UDP-N-acetylmuramoyl-L-alanine--D-glutamate ligase yields the protein MIPVRGYEGARVAILGLGRSGLSAAHSLEAGGAQPVCWDDNEAARAKAEEYGLEVLDLAREGAFEGIACLIVSPGIPHLYPQPNRIVAAAQAAGVPVDNDIGLFFRSFAGAEWNDFDQPPRVIAVTGSNGKSTTSALIHHILREAGRDAQLAGNIGRGVLDIDPPEDGGAVVLELSSYQTELARALTPDIAVFTNLSPDHLDRHAGLGGYFAAKRRLFAEGGPDRAIIGIDEAEGRFLAGQLSEGAADDRVIRISVAEKLTGPGWQVFARKGFLSEYRKGRQAGSIDLRPIKGLPGAHNHQNACAAYAACRAMGLAPRVIEEGMRSYPGLPHRSQVIAEAGGVTYVNDSKATNVDSALKALQAFGSIRWICGGLEKEGGLSALAPALENVACAYVIGREAAHFAMQLEGIEAQVCTTMAEAVRRAHADAQPGDTVLLAPAAASFDQYDSFERRGEDFAACVAAALGSGQ from the coding sequence ATGATCCCCGTTCGCGGATACGAGGGCGCGCGCGTCGCCATCCTTGGCCTCGGCCGTTCGGGCCTGTCGGCTGCGCACAGCCTGGAAGCCGGCGGCGCGCAGCCGGTTTGCTGGGACGACAACGAGGCGGCCCGTGCCAAGGCCGAGGAATACGGGCTGGAGGTGCTGGACCTTGCCCGTGAGGGGGCGTTCGAGGGTATCGCCTGCCTGATCGTCAGCCCCGGTATCCCGCATCTCTATCCTCAGCCCAACCGCATCGTCGCCGCGGCCCAGGCTGCGGGCGTGCCGGTGGATAATGATATCGGGCTCTTCTTTCGCAGCTTTGCCGGGGCCGAGTGGAATGATTTCGACCAGCCGCCGCGCGTCATCGCTGTCACCGGCTCGAACGGCAAATCCACCACCTCCGCGCTGATCCACCATATCCTGCGCGAGGCGGGGCGCGACGCGCAGCTGGCAGGCAATATTGGCCGCGGTGTTCTGGATATTGATCCGCCCGAGGACGGCGGCGCCGTGGTGCTGGAACTCAGCAGCTACCAGACCGAGCTGGCCCGCGCGCTGACCCCCGACATCGCGGTCTTCACCAACCTCTCGCCGGATCACCTCGATCGTCACGCCGGCCTCGGCGGTTATTTCGCGGCCAAGCGGCGTCTCTTTGCCGAAGGCGGGCCGGACCGCGCGATCATCGGCATCGACGAGGCCGAAGGCCGCTTCCTTGCCGGGCAATTGAGCGAGGGCGCGGCGGATGACCGCGTCATTCGCATTTCGGTGGCCGAGAAACTGACCGGCCCAGGCTGGCAGGTCTTCGCGCGCAAGGGCTTTCTCAGCGAGTATCGCAAGGGCCGGCAGGCGGGCAGTATCGACTTGCGCCCCATCAAGGGCCTGCCCGGCGCGCATAACCACCAGAACGCCTGCGCCGCCTATGCCGCCTGCCGCGCGATGGGCCTCGCCCCGCGCGTGATCGAGGAGGGGATGCGCAGCTATCCGGGCCTGCCGCATCGCAGCCAGGTGATCGCCGAGGCGGGTGGCGTGACCTATGTGAATGACAGCAAAGCGACCAATGTCGACAGCGCCCTCAAGGCGCTTCAGGCCTTTGGCAGCATCCGCTGGATCTGCGGCGGGCTGGAGAAGGAGGGCGGGCTGAGCGCCCTGGCCCCCGCGCTGGAAAACGTCGCCTGCGCCTATGTCATCGGGCGCGAGGCTGCGCATTTCGCGATGCAATTGGAGGGGATCGAGGCGCAGGTTTGCACCACCATGGCCGAGGCCGTGCGCCGTGCCCATGCCGATGCGCAGCCGGGCGATACCGTTCTCTTGGCGCCCGCTGCGGCCAGTTTCGATCAATACGACAGTTTCGAGCGGCGCGGCGAGGATTTCGCGGCCTGCGTCGCGGCGGCACTCGGCTCTGGTCAATAG
- a CDS encoding 6,7-dimethyl-8-ribityllumazine synthase, which translates to MAGTEYTLPRAELSKPAKLLIAVAPFYRDIADNMIKGAVAEIEATGATYDLVEVPGALELPTAIGIAERLSNFDGYVALGCVIRGETTHYETVCNDSSRGIILLGLQGLCIGNGILTVENREQAELRADPARMNKGAGAAAAALHLIALTRKWGAPRKGVGFIPGADEMQIAGKPKDTPTA; encoded by the coding sequence ATGGCCGGCACGGAATACACATTGCCCCGCGCAGAGCTCTCGAAGCCTGCAAAACTGCTGATCGCCGTCGCGCCCTTCTACCGCGACATCGCCGACAACATGATCAAGGGCGCCGTTGCCGAAATCGAGGCGACCGGCGCCACCTATGATCTGGTCGAGGTGCCCGGCGCGCTGGAGCTGCCCACGGCCATCGGCATCGCCGAGCGTCTGAGCAATTTCGACGGCTATGTGGCCCTTGGCTGCGTTATTCGCGGCGAGACCACGCATTACGAGACGGTTTGCAACGATTCCAGCCGCGGCATCATCTTGCTGGGCCTGCAGGGCCTGTGCATCGGCAACGGTATCCTGACCGTCGAGAACCGCGAGCAGGCCGAACTCCGCGCCGATCCTGCGCGCATGAACAAAGGGGCAGGCGCCGCTGCCGCCGCCTTGCATCTGATCGCGCTGACCCGTAAATGGGGCGCTCCGCGCAAGGGCGTCGGGTTCATCCCCGGCGCCGACGAGATGCAGATCGCGGGCAAACCCAAGGACACCCCGACCGCATGA
- a CDS encoding DUF6630 family protein: protein MRWLVFLAGCVWAFAAAAQPIAAPTDADMRRAVSEITEGDPAALAAADAMIAGRAEESFAAEWLDGFRPMAILFHALWETDRLIYLDWKTGRDEALAQFEGLFTTAGLVWPADMAEVVIRQIAEAAPESGPEMAFVYIPLQRLAEQQEHQIMLINDGSDAYPFFLTRRAVAERWADVALGNDMFIDHPDWQFADEMRAAGLDPRNDDHPIYRARPVPPEE from the coding sequence ATGCGCTGGCTGGTTTTCCTTGCTGGCTGTGTCTGGGCATTCGCCGCGGCGGCGCAGCCGATTGCCGCGCCAACCGATGCCGACATGCGGCGCGCGGTGTCCGAGATCACCGAGGGAGATCCTGCCGCGCTGGCCGCTGCCGATGCCATGATCGCAGGGCGCGCCGAGGAGTCCTTTGCCGCCGAGTGGCTGGATGGGTTTCGCCCGATGGCAATCTTGTTTCACGCCCTCTGGGAGACGGATCGGTTGATCTACCTCGACTGGAAAACCGGACGTGACGAGGCTCTTGCGCAGTTCGAAGGGCTTTTCACAACGGCAGGGTTGGTGTGGCCCGCCGACATGGCCGAGGTGGTCATCCGGCAAATCGCCGAAGCCGCGCCCGAGAGCGGACCTGAAATGGCTTTTGTCTATATCCCGCTGCAAAGGCTGGCCGAGCAACAAGAGCATCAGATCATGCTGATCAACGACGGCAGCGACGCCTACCCGTTCTTTCTGACACGCCGCGCGGTGGCCGAGCGTTGGGCGGACGTCGCGCTGGGCAACGATATGTTCATCGACCATCCGGATTGGCAGTTCGCGGACGAGATGCGCGCGGCCGGGCTGGACCCACGCAATGACGACCATCCCATTTACCGGGCGCGTCCCGTGCCCCCCGAGGAATGA
- the mraY gene encoding phospho-N-acetylmuramoyl-pentapeptide-transferase, translating to MFYWLTALSDGGDFFNLFRYITFRTGGAFLTALLFGFIFGPPLINVLRRRQGKGQPIRTDGPEGHFTKAGTPTMGGLLIVGALLTSTLLWARLDNPFIWMVLFVTMSFGAIGFADDYAKVSKQNHAGVPGKLRLALGFLIAGIAAYWAAAYHPEPLQYQLALPVFKDVLINLGVFFVPFAMVVIVGAANAVNLTDGLDGLAIMPVMIASATLGVIAYVVGRTDFTEYLDVHYVDGTGEILIFVAGLIGGGLGFLWYNAPPAAVFMGDTGSLALGGALGAIAVATKHEIVLAIVGGLFVVEALSVIIQVLYFKRTGKRVFLMAPIHHHYEKKGWAEPQIVIRFWIIALILAMIGLATLKVR from the coding sequence ATGTTCTACTGGCTCACCGCCTTGTCCGATGGCGGCGATTTTTTCAATCTGTTCCGCTATATCACCTTTCGCACAGGTGGCGCGTTCCTGACGGCATTGCTCTTCGGTTTCATCTTTGGCCCGCCGCTGATCAACGTGCTGCGTCGCCGTCAGGGCAAGGGTCAGCCCATTCGCACCGACGGCCCCGAGGGGCATTTCACCAAAGCGGGAACGCCCACCATGGGCGGTCTTCTGATTGTGGGCGCGCTGCTGACGTCGACGCTGCTCTGGGCGCGGTTGGATAATCCTTTCATATGGATGGTTCTCTTCGTCACGATGAGCTTCGGCGCCATCGGCTTTGCAGATGATTACGCCAAAGTGTCCAAGCAGAACCATGCGGGCGTGCCCGGCAAGCTGCGCCTTGCGCTGGGCTTCCTGATCGCGGGCATCGCGGCCTATTGGGCGGCGGCGTATCACCCCGAGCCGCTGCAATACCAACTGGCTTTGCCGGTGTTCAAGGATGTGCTGATCAATCTCGGCGTCTTCTTCGTGCCCTTCGCCATGGTTGTGATCGTCGGCGCGGCCAATGCGGTGAACCTGACCGATGGCCTCGATGGCCTCGCGATCATGCCGGTGATGATCGCCTCTGCCACGCTGGGCGTCATTGCCTATGTCGTGGGGCGCACCGACTTTACCGAGTATCTGGACGTGCATTATGTCGATGGCACCGGCGAGATCCTGATATTCGTGGCGGGCCTTATCGGCGGTGGCCTTGGCTTTCTGTGGTATAACGCCCCTCCTGCCGCCGTCTTCATGGGTGATACCGGATCGCTGGCCCTTGGCGGCGCGCTGGGCGCCATTGCGGTGGCGACCAAGCACGAGATCGTTCTGGCGATCGTTGGCGGCCTCTTTGTGGTCGAAGCGCTGAGCGTGATCATCCAGGTGCTTTACTTCAAGCGGACGGGCAAGCGCGTGTTCCTCATGGCGCCCATCCACCACCATTACGAGAAAAAAGGCTGGGCCGAGCCGCAGATCGTCATCCGCTTTTGGATCATCGCTCTGATCCTCGCGATGATCGGCCTCGCGACGCTGAAAGTTCGGTAG
- the ribB gene encoding 3,4-dihydroxy-2-butanone-4-phosphate synthase, giving the protein MPNSTAYRNPGPVEAELKSAMASTEEIIAEAKAGRVFILVDHEDRENEGDLVVAAEFATPEAINFMATHGRGLICLPMTAERVDRLGLPMMAVNNSSRHETPFTVSIEAREGVSTGISAPDRAHTVATAINEQNTMAALATPGHIFPLRARQGGVLVRAGHTEAAVDIARLAGLNPAGVICEILKPDGTMARLPDLVEFAKEHGLKIGTISDLIAYRHKHDNLVRELRRETVTAHIGGEWGMRIFADQISGTEHVVLVKGDLTDGAPVLARTHALNALEDVLGIGGAPAGKLRSAMQIIADEGRGAIFLFRQPRPELAEELDEDGPRTIKHTGLGAQIMSTMGIHELVLVTDNPETRYLGLDAYGISITGTRPLSKG; this is encoded by the coding sequence ATGCCCAACAGCACAGCCTACAGAAACCCCGGCCCGGTCGAGGCCGAGCTGAAATCGGCGATGGCCAGCACCGAAGAGATCATCGCAGAGGCGAAGGCAGGCCGCGTCTTCATCCTGGTCGATCACGAGGATCGCGAAAATGAGGGCGATCTGGTGGTCGCCGCCGAATTCGCGACCCCCGAGGCGATCAACTTCATGGCGACGCATGGCCGCGGCCTGATCTGCCTGCCGATGACCGCCGAGCGTGTGGACCGCTTGGGCCTGCCGATGATGGCCGTGAACAATTCGTCGCGCCACGAGACGCCCTTTACCGTGTCGATCGAGGCCCGCGAGGGTGTCAGCACAGGCATCTCGGCGCCCGACCGCGCGCATACGGTGGCGACCGCCATCAACGAGCAGAACACGATGGCCGCACTGGCAACGCCCGGCCATATCTTCCCTTTGCGCGCGCGGCAGGGCGGCGTTCTGGTGCGCGCGGGCCATACAGAGGCCGCCGTGGACATCGCGCGGCTGGCAGGGCTGAACCCCGCGGGGGTGATCTGCGAAATCCTCAAGCCGGACGGAACCATGGCACGTCTGCCGGACCTCGTCGAATTCGCCAAGGAGCATGGGCTGAAGATCGGTACCATCAGCGATCTCATCGCCTACCGGCACAAGCACGATAACCTCGTGCGCGAGCTGCGCCGCGAGACCGTGACCGCCCATATCGGCGGCGAGTGGGGGATGCGCATCTTTGCCGACCAGATCAGCGGGACCGAGCATGTGGTGCTGGTCAAGGGCGATCTGACGGATGGCGCGCCGGTGCTGGCGCGCACCCATGCGCTGAACGCGCTGGAGGACGTTCTGGGCATCGGTGGCGCGCCCGCCGGCAAGCTGCGCAGCGCGATGCAGATCATCGCGGATGAGGGGCGCGGCGCGATCTTCCTTTTCCGCCAGCCGCGCCCCGAACTGGCCGAAGAGCTGGACGAGGACGGCCCCCGCACCATCAAGCATACCGGCCTCGGCGCGCAGATCATGTCCACCATGGGCATTCATGAGCTGGTTCTGGTGACGGACAATCCCGAGACGCGCTACCTGGGCCTCGACGCCTACGGCATTTCCATCACGGGCACCCGCCCGCTGAGCAAAGGGTGA
- the rpoH gene encoding RNA polymerase sigma factor RpoH, with protein sequence MANYANLPAPTPEGGLNRYMQEIRKFPLLEPEEEYMLAKRWVEQEDTEAAHRMVTSHLRLAAKIAMGYRGYGLPQAEVISEANVGLMQAVKRFDPEKGFRLATYAMWWIRASIQEYILRSWSLVKLGTTSAQKKLFFNLRKAKNKIGALEEGDLRPENVKKIATQLGVTEAEVISMNRRMSGGDASLNATVGSEGEGTMQWQDWLEDEDADQATEYEERDELTARREMLAEAMDVLNDREKDVLTQRRLADQTVTLEELSGQYDVSRERIRQIEVRAFEKLQERMRQLAQEKGMMEDA encoded by the coding sequence ATGGCAAATTATGCAAATCTGCCGGCACCGACGCCGGAAGGCGGGCTGAATCGATACATGCAGGAAATCCGCAAATTTCCGCTGCTCGAGCCCGAAGAAGAATACATGCTGGCCAAACGCTGGGTCGAGCAGGAGGATACAGAGGCGGCGCATCGCATGGTGACGTCGCACCTGCGCCTCGCGGCCAAGATCGCGATGGGCTATCGCGGCTATGGCCTGCCGCAGGCCGAGGTGATCTCGGAGGCGAATGTGGGCCTGATGCAGGCGGTCAAACGCTTTGATCCCGAGAAGGGGTTCCGCCTTGCGACCTACGCAATGTGGTGGATCCGCGCCAGCATCCAAGAATACATCCTGCGGTCTTGGAGCCTTGTGAAACTCGGCACCACATCCGCCCAGAAAAAGCTGTTCTTCAACCTGCGCAAGGCCAAGAACAAGATCGGCGCGCTGGAAGAGGGCGATCTGCGGCCCGAAAACGTCAAGAAGATCGCGACCCAGCTGGGTGTGACCGAGGCCGAAGTGATCTCGATGAATCGGCGTATGTCGGGGGGTGATGCGTCACTCAACGCCACGGTCGGCTCCGAGGGCGAAGGCACGATGCAATGGCAGGATTGGCTCGAGGACGAAGATGCCGACCAGGCCACCGAGTATGAGGAGCGCGACGAGCTGACCGCGCGCCGCGAGATGCTGGCCGAGGCGATGGACGTTCTGAACGACCGCGAGAAGGACGTACTCACGCAGCGCCGCCTTGCCGATCAGACCGTCACACTCGAAGAGCTGAGCGGTCAATACGATGTCAGCCGCGAGCGGATCCGTCAGATCGAGGTTCGCGCTTTTGAAAAGCTGCAAGAGCGTATGCGCCAGCTGGCTCAGGAAAAGGGGATGATGGAGGACGCCTGA
- the nusB gene encoding transcription antitermination factor NusB gives MTTDAPSLSGNQKRKMRAASRLYAVQALFQMEHSDQNVNAVYLEFLDHRFGAEVDDGVEMMEGDPDLFRLLLDRAVDQQRPIDQMTDRALVAKWPIARIDPTLRALFRAAGAELMGDETPPRVVITEYVGLAETFFPEGKEPKFVNAVLDHMAREARPEAF, from the coding sequence ATGACCACCGACGCCCCCTCGCTCTCCGGCAATCAGAAACGCAAGATGCGCGCGGCCTCACGGCTTTATGCCGTGCAGGCTCTGTTCCAGATGGAGCATTCGGATCAGAACGTGAATGCGGTCTACTTGGAGTTTCTGGACCATCGGTTTGGTGCCGAGGTGGATGACGGCGTCGAGATGATGGAGGGTGATCCCGATCTGTTTCGCCTGCTGCTTGACCGGGCAGTGGATCAGCAGCGCCCCATCGACCAGATGACAGACCGCGCGCTGGTGGCGAAATGGCCGATCGCGCGGATCGACCCGACGCTGCGCGCGCTCTTCCGTGCTGCCGGCGCCGAGTTGATGGGCGACGAGACGCCGCCCCGCGTGGTGATTACGGAATATGTCGGGCTGGCCGAGACATTTTTCCCCGAAGGCAAAGAACCGAAATTTGTCAACGCGGTGCTGGACCACATGGCGCGCGAGGCGCGACCCGAAGCGTTCTGA